A genomic window from Streptomyces mirabilis includes:
- a CDS encoding roadblock/LC7 domain-containing protein has translation MIAPMTNELGWMLDEVLKVPEARHAILLSADGMLRAHSADIGRDDAERLAAGLSGVQSISRSTAEFCGSATAPWRQTLIEFAHGFVFLVAAGQGAHLAVSTGENVDMEAVTYRMHKLVDRLGKELTSPARQDTGSPA, from the coding sequence ATGATCGCGCCCATGACCAACGAGCTGGGGTGGATGCTCGACGAGGTCCTGAAGGTGCCGGAGGCGCGGCACGCCATCCTGCTGTCCGCCGACGGCATGCTCCGGGCCCACTCCGCCGACATCGGCCGCGACGACGCCGAACGGCTGGCCGCGGGCCTGTCCGGGGTGCAGTCGATCAGCCGCAGCACCGCCGAGTTCTGCGGCAGTGCGACCGCGCCGTGGCGGCAGACCCTGATCGAGTTCGCGCACGGGTTCGTCTTCCTCGTCGCCGCCGGGCAGGGCGCCCACCTCGCGGTGTCCACCGGCGAGAACGTGGACATGGAGGCGGTCACCTACCGCATGCACAAGTTGGTCGACCGGCTCGGCAAGGAGCTGACCAGCCCAGCCCGGCAGGACACCGGCAGCCCGGCATGA
- a CDS encoding GTP-binding protein has translation MGSAPASDDVHLGPDVRTAVKLLIVGHFAVGKTTFVGALSEIRPLRTEEVMTEAGARVDDLAGSREKTTTTVALDFGRLTLSDALVLYLFGTPGQHRFTELWKDMTSGALGALVLADTRRLSESFDVMGVLEELGLPYAVALNDFDDASAAHDLDEVREALDLLPSTPLVRCDARDRVSSTEALIALVEYLMTRSGELESV, from the coding sequence ATGGGCTCCGCGCCCGCCTCTGACGACGTCCACCTCGGCCCGGATGTGCGAACCGCGGTCAAACTCCTGATCGTGGGCCACTTCGCGGTCGGCAAGACCACGTTCGTCGGCGCGCTCTCCGAGATCCGGCCGCTGCGCACCGAGGAGGTGATGACCGAGGCGGGCGCACGCGTCGACGACCTCGCCGGTTCGAGGGAGAAGACGACCACCACCGTCGCCCTCGACTTCGGCCGCCTCACCCTCAGCGACGCCCTGGTGCTCTACCTCTTCGGCACGCCCGGACAGCACCGCTTCACCGAACTCTGGAAGGACATGACCAGCGGAGCGCTCGGCGCGCTGGTGCTGGCCGACACCCGGCGGCTGTCCGAGTCCTTCGACGTCATGGGCGTACTGGAGGAGCTGGGCCTGCCGTACGCCGTCGCCCTGAACGACTTCGACGACGCCTCCGCGGCGCACGACCTGGACGAGGTGCGCGAGGCACTCGACCTGCTGCCCTCGACCCCGCTCGTGCGCTGCGACGCCCGCGACCGGGTCTCGTCCACCGAGGCGCTGATCGCCCTCGTCGAGTACCTGATGACCCGCAGCGGCGAACTGGAGTCCGTGTGA
- a CDS encoding DUF742 domain-containing protein encodes MTPGRRPGGRLVRSYVVTDGRAHPSRNTLDLVTLLIAADDLPLTGLNPEKRRLMELCRPGALSVAEVAGHLELPVSVTKVLIADLMDSGHLVTRAPVPAARLSDARILQEVLDGLRARL; translated from the coding sequence ATGACGCCCGGGCGTCGGCCGGGCGGGAGGCTGGTGCGGTCGTACGTCGTCACGGACGGCCGCGCCCACCCCTCCCGCAACACCCTCGACCTCGTCACCCTGCTGATCGCCGCCGACGACCTGCCGCTGACGGGGCTGAACCCGGAGAAGCGCCGACTGATGGAGCTGTGCCGGCCCGGAGCGCTGTCGGTCGCCGAGGTGGCCGGTCATCTGGAACTCCCGGTCAGCGTCACCAAAGTACTGATCGCCGACCTCATGGACAGCGGTCACCTCGTCACCCGGGCGCCGGTACCGGCCGCCCGTCTCTCCGACGCCCGCATCCTCCAGGAGGTACTGGATGGGCTCCGCGCCCGCCTCTGA